GCAAGGATGTCGCCGAGCGTCACCTGCGCAACCAGTTCCTGGCCAATGACGCGCGCATCGCCCGCCAGTTCGCCGAGGTCACCTTCTACAGCGACACCCGCGATGCGCTGGGGCAACTGACGATCCCCACGCTGGTGATGCACACCGACGAGGATGCGGTGGTGCCACCCCAGGCGGCCGAATACCTGCACGCCAACATTCCCGATGCCCGCCTCGAGTGGCTGCCGTGTCGTGGGCATTATCCGCACATGAGCGATCCTGCATTGCTGGCCGAGCGGTTGCGGGCGCATCTGTAGCGCGAGGCGCGACCGGCGCTCCGAGGAAACCACGATGCAAGCGAAACAGGTTGCGGCATACTGGGACGAGTCCCCCTGTGGCATGCTGGTGACCGACCGTGAGGGATGGGTGCTGGCCGTCAACGCCCGGATCGAGGACTGGCTGGGCCGCGCGGATCTGGCCGGGACGTGCTTTGCCGACCTGCTGACGCCCGCGGCGCGTGCCTTCTACCACTGGCATGTGGCGCTCAGCGTCGAACGCCATCAGCAAGGCGATGAAATTCAGCTGGCACTCGCCACGCCTGACGAGCAAACGCTGCCGGTGCTGGGCGGTTTCCGGACCGCCGAGTACCTGGACCAGGCGTGTGTCCATTGGTCGCTGACGCCGGTCCCGCGCAGGAGCGGTCTCGAAGGAGAACTGATCGCGGCGCGCGAGGCGGCCGAAGCGGCACTTGATGAAAAGCAGCTGGCGATAGACGAGTTGCAGCGTCTCCAGGCGGAGCTCGAGGCGCACCATCAGGAGCTGTCTCGCCAGAACCGGCACCTGGAGGCGCACGCCTACAGCGACGGGCTGACGCGACTCAAGAATCGCCGCGCCTTCAGCGAAGCATTGACCGAGCGCACCCGGGCAGGGCCGGCCGCTGGACCTTTCGCATTGGCGTTGCTGGACATCGACCTTTTCAAGACGATCAACGACAGTCTCGGACATGCGGCGGGGGACCAGGTGCTGATGGAGCTCGCCCTGCTCATGCAGCGTGTCTTTCGCGACCAGGACCTGCTGTTTCGCATCGGCGGCGAGGAGTTCGCGATCTTCTTGCCCGGGGCCTCACCGGAACAGGCGTTGGGGGCGCTCGAGCGCTTGCGTCGGGCGGTGCGCGAGCATGCCTGGTCGGTCGCCGCGGTGACCGTCAGCGCCGGCATCGCCAATCACCAGCCTGGCGATGGCAGCGATTCGCTCTACCGGCGCGCCGACGATGCCCTCTACGCCGCCAAGCATGACGGTCGCGATCGCGTGTTGCATGCTGCCCTGCTGGGCCTGGAGCCTGCTCCGACGCGTTGATCGGCGTCCGCCAGGGTTATAGACGCTCGCCCGCTCGCCGCCACGGGGCGCTGCGTCAAGCGTTGCCGCGGAATCGATCCCGGATGCTTGCACATGCGCGGATTCCGTGTCGGCGACTCAGGGAATGCTCGGCAGCTCGATCTCGTCGCTGCGCCGGGCGCCTTCGGTCATCTGCTGGCACAGCCGCAGGAATTCGCGCATGCCGGTGCTCAGGTACTTGTGGCGATGCCAGATGAACGCGAACTGGCGTTTGAGATCGAGCTGCGGAGTGGCGATGGGCACCAGGCTGCCGCGGCGAAAGGCGTCGCGCAGCGCAAGGTGCGAGACGCAGCCGATGCCCAGACCGGACTCGACCGCACGCTTGATGCCTTCGGTGTGCTCGAGCTCGAGCAGGATGTTGAACCGCCCACGGCGATGACGGGTGGCCTGTTCAAGAGTCAGCCGGGTCCCCGAGCCCTGCTCGCGCATGATCCAGGCCTCACGCAGCAACCGCTCGAGCGAGACATCGGCGGCACCGGCCAGCGGGTGGCGCGGCGAGCAGAAGACCGTCAACTCGTCTTCGACCCAGGGCTGCATGACGACGTCGGCATGCTGGCAATCGCCCTCGATCAGCCCCAGGTCGAGCTCGTGCTGAACGATGCGCTCGATGATCGACACCGTATTGCGCACCTGCAGGCGCACCCGGCTGCCGGGATGGCGCTGCATGAAGTCGCTGATCAACAGGGTCGCCAGGTAATTGCCGATGGTCAGCGTGGCGCCGACATCCAGCGAGCCGACGCCGCGCTGGCCACGCAGCAACTCCTCGATCTCTTCGCCGCGGTCGAGCAAGGCCACCGCTTTGGGCAGCAGTTGAAAGCCCAGCGCGTTGAGCTTGAGGCGCTTGCCGATGCGGTCGAGCAACTGGCAATCGAACTGCCGTTCGAGCTCGGCGAGCGCGGTGCTGGCGGCGGATTGCGAGAGTGCCAGTTCGCGGGCGGCGCGCGATACGCTCTGTTGCTGAGCGACGGCGACGAAGACTTCGAGCTGGCGCAGGGTGTAACGCATGGGAGTCTCGATGGCAAGTGCCATATCAATATTGCCGATAAGCGTTATCCAGACAACCCATTTAACAGATAATCACTACCGACTTAGAATGACGGTAACGAAATTAACGCTTTTTTATGCTTTTATGGAATATATTTGGAGGCTTCGATGAGCAAGTTTGCCCTGGAAGAAGTGCTGAGCGTCCATCACTGGAACGACACCCTGTTCAGCTTCCGCACCACGCGTGAACGCAGCCTGCGCTTCAAGAACGGGCAATTCGTGATGATCGGCCTGGAAGTCGCCGGCAAGCCATTGATGCGCGCCTACTCGATCGCCAGCCCCAACTACGAGGATCACCTCGAGTTCTTCAGCATCAAGGTGCCCGACGGTCCGCTGACCTCGCGCCTGCAGCACCTCAAGGTCGGCGATCAGATCATGGTCAGCCGCAAGCCCACCGGCACGCTGGTCACCGACGACCTGCTGCCGGGCCGCAATCTTTACATGCTCTCTACCGGCACCGGCCTGGCGCCGTTCATGAGCCTGATCCAGGACCCCGAGGCCTACGAGCGCTTCGACAAGATCGTGCTGATTCACGGCGTGCGCAGCGTCAGCGAACTCGCCTACGCCGATTTCATCGGCAAGGAACTGCCGGCGCACGAATACCTCGGCGAGGAGATCAGCGAGAAGCTGGTCTACTACCCCACGGTGACCCGCGAGGAGTTCCACACCATGGGCCGGCTCACCGACCATATCCGCAGCGGCAAGCTCGCCGAGGACACCGGTCTGCCGCCGCTCGATCCCAAGCAGGACCGGGCGATGATCTGCGGCAGCCCGGCGATGCTCGACGAGACCAGCGCGCTGCTCGACGACCTGGGCTTCAAGATCTCGCCGCGCATGGGCGAGCCCGGCGACTACGTGATCGAGCGGGCGTTCGTCGAGAAGTAACCGGCTTCGCCGGAGCTGTAAGCCATAAGCCGTAAGAAAAAGCCAAGTCAAAAGCTTTTTGCTTTTGACTTGGCTAGTGGTTGTGGTGCTATTTTGGCTTATAGCTTCGCGCTTAGACCGCATCCTTGCCGGTCTCGCCGGTACGAATCCGGATGACCTGCTCGAGCGGCGAGACGAAGATCTTGCCGTCGCCGATCTTGCCGGTGTTGGAAACCTGGGTGATGGCTTCGATGACCTGCTCGGCCATGGCATCGTCGACGGCGACTTCCAGCTTGACCTTGGGCAGGAAGTCGACCACGTATTCGGCGCCGCGATACAGCTCGGTGTGGCCCTTCTGGCGACCGAAGCCCTTGACCTCGGTCACGGTGATGCCCTGAACGCCGATTTCGGACAGCGCTTCACGGACATCGTCCAGCTTGAACGGCTTGATGATGGCGGTCACCAGTTTCATGCTCGTACTCCTCGCTAGGATGCGGGTATCGTCGCGCGCCTGACGGCCGCGCGGCCCCGGTTTGCGTCGGTCAATTTGCTATCAAGCATACACCGCTCGCTATCGGAATAAAAAAGACCCCCCGAAGGGGGCCAGGGGAGCACGCCAGCTCACTCGTTGCGCCGGGGCTCGCTTGTCGAGCCCGGACACGCTCACTTGTTGCCGCCGCCGGCGGTAAACTCGGGGTAGGCTTCGAGACCGCATTCGGCCAGGTCGACGCCTTCGTATTCTTCCTCTTCGCTGACCCGCACGCCCATGATCGCCTTGATGATCAGCCATACGACCAGGCTGGCGATAAAGACCCAGGCGAAGATGCCGATCGTGCCGATCAACTGCGCGCCGAAGGAAGCATCGGCGTTGCTGACGGGCACCACCATCACGCCCCAGATGCCGGCCACGCCGTGGGCCGAGATAGCACCGACCGGGTCGTCGAGCTTGAGCTTGTCGAGGCCGACGATGGCAAACACCACCAGCAGGCCGCCGACGGCACCGATCAGCGTCGCACCCAGGGCGCTGGGTGACAGCGGATCGGCGGTGATCGATACCAGACCGGCGATCGCGCCGTTGAGCGCCATGGTCAGGTCGGCCTTGCGGAACCAGACCTTGGCCAGGATCAGCGCGGCGATGACGCCGCCGGCGGCGGCCGCATTGGTGTTGAGCAGTACCTGAGCCACGTTGTTGGCGGAAGCGACGTCGGAGACCTTCAATTCGGAGCCGCCATTGAAGCCGAACCAGCCCATCCACAGGATGAAGGTGCCCAGCGCGGCCAGAGGCATGTTGGCGCCGGGGATTGCGTAGATGGCGCCGTTCTTGCCGTACTTGCCCTTGCGCGGCCCGAGCACCAGCACGCCGGCCAATGCGGCGGAGGCGCCGGCCAGAT
The genomic region above belongs to Halomonas zincidurans B6 and contains:
- a CDS encoding sensor domain-containing diguanylate cyclase, producing MQAKQVAAYWDESPCGMLVTDREGWVLAVNARIEDWLGRADLAGTCFADLLTPAARAFYHWHVALSVERHQQGDEIQLALATPDEQTLPVLGGFRTAEYLDQACVHWSLTPVPRRSGLEGELIAAREAAEAALDEKQLAIDELQRLQAELEAHHQELSRQNRHLEAHAYSDGLTRLKNRRAFSEALTERTRAGPAAGPFALALLDIDLFKTINDSLGHAAGDQVLMELALLMQRVFRDQDLLFRIGGEEFAIFLPGASPEQALGALERLRRAVREHAWSVAAVTVSAGIANHQPGDGSDSLYRRADDALYAAKHDGRDRVLHAALLGLEPAPTR
- a CDS encoding LysR family transcriptional regulator, yielding MRYTLRQLEVFVAVAQQQSVSRAARELALSQSAASTALAELERQFDCQLLDRIGKRLKLNALGFQLLPKAVALLDRGEEIEELLRGQRGVGSLDVGATLTIGNYLATLLISDFMQRHPGSRVRLQVRNTVSIIERIVQHELDLGLIEGDCQHADVVMQPWVEDELTVFCSPRHPLAGAADVSLERLLREAWIMREQGSGTRLTLEQATRHRRGRFNILLELEHTEGIKRAVESGLGIGCVSHLALRDAFRRGSLVPIATPQLDLKRQFAFIWHRHKYLSTGMREFLRLCQQMTEGARRSDEIELPSIP
- a CDS encoding ferredoxin--NADP reductase encodes the protein MSKFALEEVLSVHHWNDTLFSFRTTRERSLRFKNGQFVMIGLEVAGKPLMRAYSIASPNYEDHLEFFSIKVPDGPLTSRLQHLKVGDQIMVSRKPTGTLVTDDLLPGRNLYMLSTGTGLAPFMSLIQDPEAYERFDKIVLIHGVRSVSELAYADFIGKELPAHEYLGEEISEKLVYYPTVTREEFHTMGRLTDHIRSGKLAEDTGLPPLDPKQDRAMICGSPAMLDETSALLDDLGFKISPRMGEPGDYVIERAFVEK
- the glnK gene encoding P-II family nitrogen regulator — protein: MKLVTAIIKPFKLDDVREALSEIGVQGITVTEVKGFGRQKGHTELYRGAEYVVDFLPKVKLEVAVDDAMAEQVIEAITQVSNTGKIGDGKIFVSPLEQVIRIRTGETGKDAV
- a CDS encoding ammonium transporter codes for the protein MTELNYALDTFYFLISGVLVMWMAAGFAMLEAGLVRSKNTAEILTKNVVLFAIACTMYLVVGYYIMYSSSAGGFLPSLGFLIGSENGVDAVLSGGDDAPYYSARADFFFQVVFVATAMSIVSGAVAERMKLWAFLAFAVVMTAVIYPIEGYWTWGGGWLSELGYSDYAGSGIVHLAGASAALAGVLVLGPRKGKYGKNGAIYAIPGANMPLAALGTFILWMGWFGFNGGSELKVSDVASANNVAQVLLNTNAAAAGGVIAALILAKVWFRKADLTMALNGAIAGLVSITADPLSPSALGATLIGAVGGLLVVFAIVGLDKLKLDDPVGAISAHGVAGIWGVMVVPVSNADASFGAQLIGTIGIFAWVFIASLVVWLIIKAIMGVRVSEEEEYEGVDLAECGLEAYPEFTAGGGNK